GGATAGTGCTCTTTAAGATAGACAAGAGCACGAGTTATGCAAGGAGTTTTGCCGATACGCTGATCGAGTCCGTCGAGGCAATCATGAACGCGGTGAAACTCCTCCACGATATGAGGAATTCCGAAAAAATACTGGAGTACTGCATCGAGGTCAACCGCCTGGAAAACGTAGGAGACAGCTACTTACGAAGCGCTCTGGCCGAGCTGTTTGACGGGAATAACGATCCCATCGAAGTGATGAAGTGGAAAGAAATCTACGAGCATCTCGAGAATGCGGTGGACGACTGTGAAGACGCCGCGAACGTCATTGAGGGTGCCGTCCTGAAATATTCATGATAAGAGTTCGCAATGAGGGAGAGCTGGTGTGGATCCTGGATGGCTGATCTTTGTGGTTGTGGCCTTCGCCCTTATTTTTGACTTTACCAATGGGTGGAACGACAGTGCCAATGCGATTGCGACGGTTGTCTCGACGAGAGTGCTCTCCCCTCTCCAGGCAGTCCTGTTCGCTGCGGCATTGAATATCGCCGGGGCGTTTTTCTCCACGGCTGTCGCCAAGACGATTGGAAAGGGAATCGTTGCACCGGAGCTCATCACCCAGACGGTGGTCTGCGCAGCTCTGGTGGCGGGCATATCCTGGAACACGGTGACAACCCTGATGGGGCTTCCCATCAGCGCCTCCCATGCCCTGATCGGCGGCGTCATGGGGGCGGGGATAGCCCACGGGGGCTTTACCGTATTGAACACGAAGACGCTCAAGCTCATCTTCAAGGCCATGCTCATATCTCCCCTCTTCGGGTTCATCCTGGGCTTTCTCTTCATGGTCCCCATCCTTCGTCTCTTTTTCCGGGTCACCAAGGGGACGTCGAACAGGCTGTTCAAGAAATTGCAGCTCGTCTCGGCAGGGGTGATGGCGTTTTCCCACGGCACGAGCGATGCCCAGAAAGTCATGGGGGTGATCACCCTGGCCCTTGTCTCGGGCGGCTATCTCAAGACCCTGGAGGTGCCCAAATGGGTGATACTCTCCTCTGCCCTCGTCATGGGCCTCGGGACGGCCATCGGTGGATGGAACGTGATCCAGACGCTCGGTGCCAGGATGATCAAGATCGAGCCCGTGCACGGCTTTGCCGCCGAGACGACGGCATCGATCATATTGCTCTTCACCGCCCATGCGGGCATTCCCGTATCCACCACCCACACGATTACGGGCTCCATTCTCGGCGTCGGTGCGACGAGAAGGTTTTCCGCCGTCCGCTGGGGGGTGAGCAAGAAAATCCTCTACGCGTGGATCGTCACCCTTCCCGGAACCGGGGCGGTGAGCTTTCTCACCTACAAGCTGCTCGCCATTCTCATCTGAGGGGCCGTTTTCTCTTCCCCGCACCGCAGGTGGTCTCGACGCTTTGCGTCACCCACGTGAAAACGGGCCAGAAATGACCACAGGGCGTGCCGGGTCTTTTTTCACGCTCCATCGCACATGTTGTTTTTTCCGATCTCTTTGAGCATGAACCTGCAGAAAACGGGGCTCCTTTTTTCGCCGCTTTTCGGGCCACTGACCAAAGAGGGCCGGGAGAGTGCTACAAGGGCCTCTCCGTATCGAAAATGGTGGTCATCACGGGAGAGCATTACCGGCTTCCCGCGCACCGGGCAGGGAAGGGCACTGTGTGGTGAACGGGGGATGATGAGGAAGGTCTCTTGCGCTGGGACGTCCCTCCCGGCAAAGGGGGACGTTTCANNNNNNNNNNNNNNNNNNNNNNNNNNNNNNNNNNNNNNNNNNNNNNNNNNNNNNNNNNNNNGTATGTCCTTGCTCCGTTCCACGAAGAAATGTATATAGGAGGCAAGCATCTCCTCTTTCGGAAAGACCATGACCCTGCAGGGAAAAATCGGGCGCAGCGGGTCAGGGCTCTCGGGGCCGACGGCGAACACGGCCTCCGGGATCCTGAAGGGGCGAAGGGCGTCGCCTGTATCGCCAATGTCTATTGATTTCAACAGGTTATCTGTAAATTTTCGAAAAAAAAGGTCGAAGGGCTGCATGGTACCGTTCCTTCGCGAGGGTAGTTTTGCCGATGGCCCGAAGAGATTGTAGCACTTCGAGACGGCGAAGTCATTTTTCCGGCCGGGGCGCCGGGAAATTTTTCTGGCATTTGGATATAAAATGTTTCGGATTGCCGAAACATCTGATAACATTGAATACCATTCCTTTTTCGGTGACAATGACTGGCGGTTAGGCCCCGGGCAACGGGAAGCTGTGAACCCCGTCAGGTCCGGAAGGAAGCAGCGGTAGCAGCCAAATCCCGTGTGTTCCGGACACGCCTGACCGCCAGGTAATGTTCACGTCCGGATTTGTGCATATGTCGTATGAAGCTCTCGCCAGGAGATGGCGGCCCCAGAGGTTCGATGAGATAATCGGTCAGGACCACGTCGTTACCCCCCTGAAAAACGCGGTAGTAAAAGGGAAAATCCATCATGCCTACCTCTTTTCGGGAACCCGGGGTATCGGGAAGACCACGGCAGCCAGGCTGTTTGCGCGTGCCATAAATTGCGACAGGGGAACGCCTCCCGACCCCTGCAATGCCTGTGATATCTGCAGGGAGGTTTTAAGCGGCGTGTCCACGGACGTGCTGGAAATCGACGGTGCCTCGAACACGGGTATCGACGACGTTCGGAGGCTCAGGGAGACGGCGGTCTATGTCCCCTCCAAGGGCCGCTACCGTGTTTACATCATCGACGAGGTTCACATGCTCTCCCGGCAGGCTTTCAACGGCCTTTTGAAGATCCTCGAAGAGCCTCCCTCCCATCTCGTCTTTCTTCTCGCAACCACGGAACCGTTCCGGATTCCCGAAACGGTCCTGTCCCGCATGATACGGTTCGACTTCCGCCTCATCCCGGAGGCCACAATTCTGAGCCACCTGAAACTCATCTGTGAAAAAGAGGACATACGGTACGATGAGCCTTCCCTCTCCTACATATCCTACGTGGCTTATGGGTCACTGCGGGATTCTCTGAGCATTCTCGAACAGTGTGCCCTCACCACCGATGGTGCCCTGACCTACGACGACGTCCTCGAGATACTGGGATATCCGGAAATCGCCGGTGTTGCCCGCCTCGGGGAGGCCGTTGTCGATGGGAACGTGGCGGATGCCCTGTCCACTCTCCGCAACCTCTACGGGGGCGGTTGCGACCTCAAAAACCTCTACTCCTCATTCCTGGCCTTTTTCCGGAGGGTGGCGCTTTACCGCTTCACGGACGACCGGTCCATTCTGGAGGGCGAGACGGAGCAGGTGATAACCGCCGTCACCGGCGTGTCGGCGAAGCTTTCCCGGCAGGAAAGCCTGTTTCTTTTCGACGTCATCCTGAAGAGCGAACGGGATATATTGCTGTCCGAATTTCCCCTTCCCGGCTTCGAGGCGATGCTCCTTCGGGCGGTGTCATTCAGGGAGCTTCTGAGCATCGCCGATATGGTGGAGGGCAAAACGGGCCCTGCCGTTTCGAAAGCGCGGCCCG
Above is a genomic segment from Deltaproteobacteria bacterium containing:
- a CDS encoding inorganic phosphate transporter, giving the protein MDPGWLIFVVVAFALIFDFTNGWNDSANAIATVVSTRVLSPLQAVLFAAALNIAGAFFSTAVAKTIGKGIVAPELITQTVVCAALVAGISWNTVTTLMGLPISASHALIGGVMGAGIAHGGFTVLNTKTLKLIFKAMLISPLFGFILGFLFMVPILRLFFRVTKGTSNRLFKKLQLVSAGVMAFSHGTSDAQKVMGVITLALVSGGYLKTLEVPKWVILSSALVMGLGTAIGGWNVIQTLGARMIKIEPVHGFAAETTASIILLFTAHAGIPVSTTHTITGSILGVGATRRFSAVRWGVSKKILYAWIVTLPGTGAVSFLTYKLLAILI
- a CDS encoding DUF47 family protein; translation: MRFRLFPRDEKFFEMFEVQTERVMEGARLIKELFDNMERAEELAVLIKDKESEGDDITHKIVESLHKTFVTPIDREDIHNLTSKLDDILDHMEAVSERIVLFKIDKSTSYARSFADTLIESVEAIMNAVKLLHDMRNSEKILEYCIEVNRLENVGDSYLRSALAELFDGNNDPIEVMKWKEIYEHLENAVDDCEDAANVIEGAVLKYS
- the dnaX gene encoding DNA polymerase III subunit gamma/tau codes for the protein MSYEALARRWRPQRFDEIIGQDHVVTPLKNAVVKGKIHHAYLFSGTRGIGKTTAARLFARAINCDRGTPPDPCNACDICREVLSGVSTDVLEIDGASNTGIDDVRRLRETAVYVPSKGRYRVYIIDEVHMLSRQAFNGLLKILEEPPSHLVFLLATTEPFRIPETVLSRMIRFDFRLIPEATILSHLKLICEKEDIRYDEPSLSYISYVAYGSLRDSLSILEQCALTTDGALTYDDVLEILGYPEIAGVARLGEAVVDGNVADALSTLRNLYGGGCDLKNLYSSFLAFFRRVALYRFTDDRSILEGETEQVITAVTGVSAKLSRQESLFLFDVILKSERDILLSEFPLPGFEAMLLRAVSFRELLSIADMVEGKTGPAVSKARPGREEGRFPDVSVTASKKAVPSGGTGGGGSSGAETGASAGKPAELGASWEEFLHGVSRRKKYVLKGLLENMQGGFDGEKFVIRCEFQALLDKLQEPDKWHIIENVVGEIFGKPVTVILQKDDQGSIEEGDSPKGRDELENRVLSDPVVIELLREFPGSKIAEIVKLDPGKRRRKEDIPAGPSGGGDEMEGMSGDFITEEEEEEE